One genomic segment of Oncorhynchus mykiss isolate Arlee chromosome 10, USDA_OmykA_1.1, whole genome shotgun sequence includes these proteins:
- the LOC110498439 gene encoding RING finger protein 150 yields MAMSLIQACRSLALSTWLLSFCFVHLLCLDFTVAEKEEWYTAFVNITYVDPVTSEIKTEKTECGRYGEHSPKKEARGQVLMPLLLQERQACDPNAKYPLPYQNNAWMALIAAGNCTFRDKIRNVAALHNASAVIIYNVGSTNINDTITMPHQGTGDIVAIMIPEPKGREIAALLERNVTVTMHITIGTRNLQKYVSRTSVVFVSISFIVLMIISLAWLIFYYIQRFRYANARDRNQRRLGDAAKKAISKLQVRTIRKGDKETESDFDNCAVCIEGYKANDVIRILPCRHIFHKSCVDPWLLDHRTCPMCKMNILKALGIPPNFDCGGDIPPDYEMSVGGPPTNAITGASDITVNGEESSVVLDTVDMDRTIGLPQVYHDAHETLPQAGDSRHIASSEHQPPLSSDSDTSLILAVEVGLSDMELSLGHDRDEVKS; encoded by the exons ATGGCAATGTCCCTCATCCAAGCCTGCCGCAGTCTAGCTCTCTCAACATGGCTGCTATCCTTTTGCTTCGTTCATTTGCTGTGCCTGGACTTTACGGTGGCGGAGAAAGAAGAATGGTACACCGCGTTTGTCAACATTACTTATGTGGATCCCGTGACTTCAGAAATCAAAACAGAGAAGACTGAGTGTGGAAGATATGGCGAGCACTCCCCCAAGAAAGAAGCAAGAGGGCAAGTGTTGATGCCTTTGCTTTTGCAAGAGAGACAAGCTTGCGACCCGAACGCTAAGTATCCCCTGCCTTATCAAAACAATGCTTGGATGGCGTTGATAGCTGCAGGGAATTGTACATTCAGAGATAAAATTCGCAACGTCGCTGCACTCCACAACGCATCTGCAGTCATAATTTATAACGTGGGCTCCACTAATATCAACGATACCATAACAATGCCTCATCAAG GTACGGGGGATATCGTGGCGATCATGATTCCGGAACCCAAGGGTCGGGAGATCGCTGCTCTACTAGAACGCAACGTCACGGTGACCATGCACATCACCATAGGAACGAGGAACCTTCAGAAGTATGTGAGCAGAACGTCGGTGGTGTTTGTCTCCATCTCCTTCATCGTCCTGATGATCATCTCCCTGGCATGGCTCATCTTCTACTATATACAGCGGTTCAGATACGCCAACGCTCGCGACCGCAATCAG AGACGTCTCGGAGACGCAGCCAAGAAGGCCATCAGTAAGCTCCAAGTACGAACCATCAGGAAAGGAGACAAG GAAACGGAGTCTGACTTCGACAACTGTGCTGTGTGCATCGAGGGCTATAAAGCGAATGATGTTATTAGGATATTGCCGTGCAG GCACATCTTCCATAAAAGCTGTGTGGACCCCTGGCTTCTGGACCATCGGACCTGTCCCATGTGTAAAATGAACATCCTCAAAGCGCTGGGAATACCA CCCAACTTTGACTGTGGGGGTGACATTCCGCCAGACTATGAGATGTCAGTGGGAGGCCCGCCCACCAACGCAATCACAGGGGCCAGTGACATCACGGTGAACGGGGAAGAGAGCTCGGTGGTGCTGGACACGGTGGACATGGACAGGACTATAGGGCTGCCTCAGGTCTACCACGACGCCCACGAGACACTACCACAGGCTGGGGACAGCCGACACATCGCCAGCA gtgaGCACCAGCCCCCGCTGAGCAGCGACTCGGACACCTCCCTTATCTTGGCTGTGGAGGTGGGTCTGTCCGACATGGAGCTCTCCCTCGGGCACGACCGTGACGAGGTCAAGTCCTGA